The genomic segment TGACTGGGCTGACTGGTAACATTACAGGCGCAATATTTGTTGGATAGGTGGACATgggaaatttttccagattgtTGATTAGATTTTTCTGCTGTTGCATTGCTGGTTGAGGCACGGATTCTTCTTGTGTTCTGTCTTCCATTGCTGAGCCCAAAACCTGTCAATTCATTTCAGAAAGGATTTCCTAGTTTAGAAAAATAATTGACAAGGGTATTTATTGgttgaataataataatcttCATcataataaacaaataaaagtgATTGGTTGAATACCGTATCAGTGGTGATGTCAAAGAGACTAGATCTCCGGCGCCTCCGGCTGTGATTGTTGCGGCGGAGGAAGTATTTCTGAGCATGGCTAGCAACCTGAGTAGGTGTACGTGTCTTAACAAAGTTTCTTGAAATTCCTCTCCAATCTCCTTTCCCCACTTTTTGCAATCCCAGCAAAAATAGCCTGTGCTCGTCCTCAGTCCAGGGCACTCCtgcatacatatatttatatatatatatatatatacacacacaccaATTCATCATCCAAAAACTCATACGGTTCCTACAATAAAGTGAGAGCCCCTTCTCGCTatgtatcaaatttaatttaacggacatatatatataagagtGATTTTAGAAGATATTACCTCGTTTTCGTTCCCGGTTTCTAGCAGAAGGATGGACAACATCATCAGAAGCATATCCGGCATTAACATCATTATTATTCATGGAATCCTGAGGCTGCTCAAACTGAGCAAGATTGTTCATACTAGCACTTTTCCTGAATGATCCCTCCATCACTCTCACACCAAACAGCATGAACCCTTTATTACAACCTTCAGCCGCAGCCGCCGCGGCCGGCCCGGCACCACTAACTTCCGGGCATGTTTGCCAGCAGTTCTGGCCATCATTTCCACACTGCAGAGAGCATGAGCTGGCCATTTTTCGCAGCCTCCCCAGCTGGCTATTCCCTTACTTCGTcaagaaaattaagaaataaaacgTACGGTTAGATGATATACTGCTATCAAGCTTGGTGCAAATGATCCTCAGCCGCCCATACAAgcaaaaggagagagagagagagagagagagagaaaaagaagggaaaagtaGAAATGGacgctttctttttcctttttcttttttttttttttttggttttgctcTCTCCTGAGAAAGATAGAAAGAAAATAAGACAGAAGAAAGGATGAATAAGAACGAGTGGGATGCCGCTGTTGTTGATATTATTATACCATAGCATTCAAGCTAGGGTTTTCTTTGTTTATTAGCTTGTGCTTAATGACTTCTTTCTTGGTACTACTACTATTACTTAAAATATTCCAATGCTTCGCAGGGACATTGCAAATACCTACAACTCTAAATCTCGAACGTCAACTATCAAAAATGAGCCCAAGACAGAAAGTCACAAAAATCAAAGCCATCAACTTCAAAGAATCAAAGTCGTGGTGGGTGAGTTCTTCACTGGAAATAGAGTAGCGTCATTATTATCACTAAAACCACGTGTCTCCATAATCTCTCCTCCGTCCTGTGGTTCCTTCTAGCGGGGGTAATTGGTAAGGGCGTTTTATTGAGTACTGGAAATTGACGTGATTAATTAACGATTGTTAGACATTTGACTTTCttgccaaaaaagaaaaaaaaaaaagaagtgtcGAATTActattgccaaaaaaaaagaagtgtaGAAGCATATATAAGGATCAAGACTTTTTATCATGGACTAGCTAGTGACATTTTTAATTAGCAGAATACATGCATGAAGATTGATGAAGAGAATTactattgatgaatttttagtACTGTAGTAACTTTTAAATTAGTTGATGAATATTTTGAACCGATCGATGAAAGTAGTAGTATAAGTTAGGTGATAGGGGAGAATTAATGCTCGCCCATTAGTGGAAGTATTATTAAATGCTTAAGAATCATTAAGAAAGAAATATGAAAGAAGGAagggcagagagagagagagagagagacaggattcaaaaaaaaatggaaagaaaaagggATGGTGGAGGTGGAGGGGCAGTTCTCCACCGTCAAATTGGCATAttcgggggggggggggggggggggggggggggttgtgtTTCTTTTGGAAAAAGATATGATGGTTGTCTCTCTATTACTAATAATATTTTGCTTTCGTCCTGCCATTGGCTTTGTATAGTGATAGTCAGTCACCTTTGGTGGTGGTCTGGTGGTGGTGGACGACTGGTGGGTGTGATTTGCGAATTGTGAGGATAAGGGGCATTAAGACCCCACTTATCATCCCTCCTCCCCAACTCTTTTTCATCAGCCTTTTCGAGTGGCTGTAGTGGAAGTtcctgtttcttcttcttcttcttctctcatCTCATGGTCCCTTCTcttcctctcctctcctctcctctctaatttttttttatatttatatttttatgaattcataaaaaaaaataattcataTTTAATTACACCCCTTCACATGATTTTGTAATATATATTCACAGGTTTGTTCAGATCAATTTTTCCAGtgtcttgcctttttcttgGACCCGGGCTGGAACGGTTGTCAGTGCAACCGTTTCGGAAGCTTGTGTGCATTTTGTACACGATGTAATATCATTTGTACACGATATAACACTAAAATAACAGCGAGTAacactaaaacaatattttatgAATCTCACACATGTTAAAATCTAGACCTTACAAATTTTGTTGGCCAAATCTTGGCCATTAACTGGCAGGAACGTCCCTGCCCcttctccctttttcttttgtagcCGACATATATGCGCATGAACCCTCGTGGTCATCTGACTTTGTATTTTATTTCTAGTATCCTTCCTGTTAAGTTGTCATTGCTTATTGGATCAACCAATAATTAGTAGTACTAtgacatatacatatacatacatatatatatatatatatacaccaaGACCAAGCTTCCTTCCCCACCATTTCATCTGAAAAACCATGACATCCCCCTCAGTTAATACTCtgggagtgtttggataccaaattattccaaataatatttcgcttgcatcacaaacatattttccaatttacctttttatatttccaatcacctttttatttcacatacatcatatcacaaaaagtgctacagtagcTAGTCCGCCTTCCAAAAatgtaacatatatatatatttaaaaaaaaagagtgaactATTTTATTTGTCAGAGAGAGAAAGGGTGGAGCTGTATTTATTttgtggaggaggaggagaagagaAGTGGATGGATAGCACGTTTTTCTTATCCTTATTAATTTCTCCTCTCCATCCATCCCTTTCATTCAATTcaattgtccttttttttttaacttgcgTGGGCGTCCTGCTGTGCCGTTGTCTTGTCGCCCTGTTCAGTACAACACAACGAGGACCAATAACATACACAATAGGGTGAATACATTCATCACAGTCTTTTTCTTCACAACCCTTCTGCTGATTATTGACCTAAAAAATCAATCAATATAATATCCCGTAAGAAACAAACATTACACGCCCCGTCTTATTCCTTTACGGTGGTTTAAGCGTCCGTGTGCTCCCTGTTCAATTTCCATGGTACAATAATATTTTTGGGCTAGTACGTGTTATTATGTGCGTGGCTGCCCCACAGGATCATTTCAAACGATGAACGGTCCTGAATTACGACAGCAGATTTCCAGCATAAGCACGTGATGGGATGGGGATGGGATGGGATGCATAAAATTACTCTGCCACTATCTACTACTAATTTTTACACTACTTGAAAGCCAATCAAAAACGCAAACTTGACCTAATCCCCAGTTCATAAGCTATGATGTGGAACCGTTTCTTGATTTGAGAATCATGGGCTTAAAAGCAAAACACTGCTGATTATAAATAACTTCATAATCACAAAATCAGACTATAATAAAAGGAGCGGATCACAATTGCGCTGCCAAACTGCTTGCTAGGGTAGTATCAAGTATGCTTTCCGATTCCATCACAAAgttaataattgttagtatgtgtgtgtgcgtgtTTACATATAGTAAGATGCAATttaagggtgcgtttgataaaattaaattcTGAAAATTGAACTGCATTCATTAAATTACTGAATTGTTAATTATTAAATCAAACATATTTGATTGTATATCGCATGCATTCAATGATAAACTTATCACTTATTTCTGagagcaagttttgcctagaTTTGAATACATTAAGGGTTTGTTTGATAACATACaaaagtgctgaaactgaatcttttcagacattcagatgttttgagtgtttgataaatgaaaatccatcTGCTGAATTTGTTAAGCAGTACTGAACTTGTgtatatttttttcagcacaaaaatcctaactaaatgcttaattctgataagaatcaatagaattacttcaattactttatcttatctaccaaatctaccattgtttgttaattatgttcaaaattcttatctaattaaacaacctgaTATTCTCTATTTAACGATTTtctgtttctcttttctttctttttaatgactttcacatctttTCCATATTTCTCATATgatatatttcattttttatattaatttgatttaaaaataaatattgtcattttcatacctaataattttaacttaattaaatcataggtgctatttcttttttgaatgaaaagatataagggctaaattgtcaaattaaacttattaagcattcagttataaatatttatcaaacagtataaataagtttagcattaaaattcagacattcatatatttcttttcagtgcttaaaatttagcaaattaattgtttcagtattcagatttcagaattcagacttcagaattcagattcagttttatcaaacagaACCTAAGTTTAAGTACtgaattgaattattaaataaGACCTAAGCATTTTGACAAGTGCTCATTATGTTATCGTTCAAAAAACTCCTGTAATTATATATAGTAGTATTTATCATAATCTTATTATTATGAATTTATTACAATTTTGTGGGTAAAAAAGCCCCACATCCAATGATTATCTTGCACTGGCATTACATCACACAATTGAGGTGATTGAACGTTACTAAGAGATTGTTAATCAAATTGCTCTTTGGCCTTTGCATTGTTTGAAGTCAGGAGGAAAAAACTTCGATTAAAATGAAAACACGTAATAAATTTTCACCTTTCCTTCCCATGTTATTTCAGACAGTTGATGATAAGGCAAAATAATCAAAACATCATACGTGTCCTTGCAAATTTACCGTTTCAAGTTCTTCAATTGTGTTCCAAGGGCAAAAGTGGTCATAACAAAGAGAACCATCCTGCAAAATTTGTTCTTTCCATTTCTCCCATCCCAGACttggaaaggaaaaaagggaCAAAGAACAGATAGATAGAGATAGTGAGAAAATGTATAAccatcaaatttttttctttcttttatttttataatcttttttctttttcccatatcTTTGCTTCCAAACTGGCCATGGCCATGAGAAAAGAttgaacacaaaaaaaaaaaaaaaaaaaaaaatcattcattGGGCTTAAG from the Coffea arabica cultivar ET-39 chromosome 11e, Coffea Arabica ET-39 HiFi, whole genome shotgun sequence genome contains:
- the LOC113716694 gene encoding transcription factor MYB1R1, with the translated sequence MASSCSLQCGNDGQNCWQTCPEVSGAGPAAAAAAEGCNKGFMLFGVRVMEGSFRKSASMNNLAQFEQPQDSMNNNDVNAGYASDDVVHPSARNRERKRGVPWTEDEHRLFLLGLQKVGKGDWRGISRNFVKTRTPTQVASHAQKYFLRRNNHSRRRRRSSLFDITTDTVLGSAMEDRTQEESVPQPAMQQQKNLINNLEKFPMSTYPTNIAPVMLPVSPVKGASSLESLTLGPANNQLLLNRTNNASSPTPKLIRPIPLAPIPPSSKMADLNLNKTTIPDPLPLSLKLSTPSSSAASQPSSEQHSPSSSSPPARHTSPFQAMPSSFDNSSGDSIISVA